Proteins from one Pseudomonas bijieensis genomic window:
- the dctA gene encoding C4-dicarboxylate transporter DctA produces MGDAMKVVKSLYFQIICAVLLGVIVGHFWSQQAIALKPLGDAFIKLIKMMIAPVVFCTIVTGIAGMSDKRSLGRLLSKTLLLFLALTVISLIIGLVSVYLFKPGAGMNIDPTQLSTKGLSQYTDSAAKLSVVDFFMHIIPDTFIGAFNKGEVLPVLFIAVLSGFALSSLGERGKPVLQVLESASHMVFKIFSYLMRFAPIGAFGALAFTVGQYGITSLGSLAKLIMTLYIACAFFVFVVLGGICRAHGFSLWKLLRYLREEFLVVLGTSSTEPVMPRMLEKLQALGCKKGVVGLVLPTGYSFNLDGTAIYLSLAAIFIAQACNIDLTLTQVITMLAIMLLSSKGAAGVTGSGFVALASTLTVIHDIPLAGLALLIGIDRFMSEARALTSLASNAVATVVISLSENACDREVLLQTLDGKPALTQAPATDSSWDGAKVAKHI; encoded by the coding sequence GCCTTCATCAAGCTGATCAAGATGATGATCGCGCCGGTGGTGTTCTGCACCATTGTCACTGGCATCGCCGGCATGAGTGACAAGCGCTCGCTGGGGCGTCTGTTGAGCAAGACCCTGCTGTTGTTCCTGGCGCTGACGGTGATTAGCCTGATCATCGGCCTGGTATCGGTCTACCTGTTCAAGCCTGGCGCGGGGATGAACATCGATCCGACGCAGTTGAGCACCAAAGGACTGTCGCAGTACACCGACTCCGCCGCGAAACTGAGCGTGGTGGACTTCTTCATGCACATCATTCCCGACACCTTCATCGGCGCCTTCAATAAAGGCGAGGTGTTGCCGGTGCTGTTTATCGCGGTGCTCAGCGGATTTGCCCTGTCGTCCCTGGGCGAGCGCGGCAAGCCTGTGCTGCAGGTGCTGGAGTCAGCTTCGCACATGGTGTTCAAGATTTTCTCCTACCTGATGCGTTTCGCTCCGATCGGCGCTTTCGGGGCCTTGGCCTTTACGGTGGGGCAGTACGGCATCACGTCGTTGGGCTCGCTGGCCAAGCTGATCATGACCTTGTATATCGCCTGCGCCTTCTTCGTCTTCGTGGTGCTGGGTGGCATTTGCCGTGCGCACGGTTTCAGCCTATGGAAGCTGTTGCGTTATCTGCGTGAGGAGTTCCTGGTGGTATTGGGGACGTCCTCGACCGAACCGGTGATGCCGCGGATGTTGGAAAAACTCCAGGCCCTGGGTTGCAAGAAAGGCGTCGTAGGGCTGGTGCTGCCGACCGGTTACTCGTTCAACCTCGACGGTACGGCGATCTACCTGTCACTGGCGGCGATCTTCATTGCCCAGGCCTGCAACATCGACCTGACGCTGACCCAGGTCATCACCATGCTGGCGATCATGCTGCTGTCGTCAAAGGGGGCCGCGGGTGTGACCGGCAGCGGGTTTGTCGCCCTGGCCTCGACCTTGACGGTCATCCACGACATTCCCCTGGCGGGCCTGGCCCTGTTGATCGGGATCGACCGATTCATGTCTGAAGCGCGGGCGTTGACCAGCCTGGCGAGCAACGCCGTCGCGACCGTGGTGATCTCCCTCTCGGAGAATGCCTGTGACCGCGAAGTCCTGTTGCAGACCCTGGATGGCAAACCTGCCCTGACGCAAGCCCCGGCAACGGACTCGAGCTGGGACGGCGCGAAGGTCGCCAAACACATCTAG
- a CDS encoding CitMHS family transporter encodes MLALLGLAMVVVFTFLIMTKRLSPIVALTVVPIVFAVIGGFGGTTGKMMLDGLKMVAPSAALLLFAILFFGLMIDAGLFDPLIRKILKRVNGDPMKIAVGTALLSLLVALDGDGTTTYMITCAAMLPLYKRIGMNPMILATISMLSLSIMSGMTPWGGPATRAIAALGLDAGEYFVPLLPTMIGGAAWVVFTGFLLGRAERKRIGNVQLQSGGGDCYINAIMEDTPHKRPKLAYVNLLLVVAVMVALVMGIMHSAILFLIGFVLALMINYPQLDIQKERILAHSGNAMTVVLLVFAAGIFAGIFSGTKMVDALAQTLVDWIPPSWGHLFPLVVAITSMPLTFVLSNDAYYFGVVPILANAAAAYGIDPVEIARASILGQPVHLMSPLVASTLLLVGMVDRDLGDFQKATVKWAVLTSLVITALALLTGALTLFS; translated from the coding sequence ATGCTCGCTTTACTTGGCTTGGCCATGGTGGTGGTCTTCACCTTCCTGATAATGACCAAACGGCTGTCGCCGATCGTCGCCCTGACGGTGGTGCCAATAGTCTTTGCAGTGATCGGCGGTTTTGGCGGGACCACCGGCAAGATGATGCTGGATGGCCTGAAAATGGTCGCGCCGTCGGCGGCGCTGCTGTTGTTCGCGATCCTGTTTTTCGGCCTGATGATCGACGCCGGCTTGTTCGACCCGCTGATCCGCAAGATCCTCAAGCGGGTCAACGGCGATCCGATGAAAATCGCCGTGGGCACCGCACTGCTGTCGCTGTTGGTGGCGCTGGACGGTGACGGCACGACGACCTACATGATCACCTGTGCCGCGATGTTGCCGCTGTACAAGCGCATCGGCATGAATCCGATGATCCTGGCAACCATTTCCATGCTCTCCTTGAGCATCATGAGCGGCATGACCCCTTGGGGCGGCCCGGCGACCCGTGCGATCGCAGCGCTGGGCCTGGATGCCGGCGAGTATTTCGTGCCGTTGCTGCCGACCATGATCGGTGGTGCGGCGTGGGTGGTGTTCACGGGGTTCCTGCTGGGTCGTGCCGAGCGCAAGCGCATCGGTAACGTCCAACTGCAAAGCGGCGGCGGTGACTGCTACATCAACGCGATCATGGAGGACACGCCGCACAAGCGTCCGAAGCTGGCCTACGTCAACCTGCTGCTGGTGGTCGCGGTGATGGTCGCGCTGGTGATGGGGATCATGCACTCGGCGATTCTGTTCCTGATCGGTTTCGTCCTGGCGCTGATGATCAACTATCCGCAGCTAGATATTCAGAAGGAACGCATTCTCGCCCACTCGGGCAATGCCATGACCGTGGTCCTGCTGGTATTTGCCGCGGGCATCTTCGCCGGGATTTTTTCCGGGACGAAAATGGTCGATGCGTTGGCACAAACCCTGGTCGACTGGATTCCGCCTTCCTGGGGCCACCTGTTCCCGCTGGTGGTGGCGATTACCAGCATGCCGTTGACCTTCGTATTGTCCAACGATGCCTACTACTTCGGTGTCGTGCCGATCCTGGCCAATGCCGCGGCGGCCTACGGGATTGATCCGGTGGAAATTGCCCGGGCGTCGATTCTTGGCCAGCCGGTGCACCTGATGAGCCCATTGGTGGCCTCGACCTTGTTGCTGGTGGGCATGGTCGACCGCGACCTGGGCGACTTCCAGAAAGCTACCGTGAAATGGGCGGTACTCACGTCCCTGGTGATTACCGCGCTGGCCCTGCTGACCGGTGCGCTGACGCTGTTTTCCTGA
- a CDS encoding OprD family porin, translating to MTTLLTRGALFPILGLLPLATASAEGFIEDSKLKLQLRNVYFNENFRDEHGMSVRAARTAKSERTEWAQGFLLDYQSGFTPGTIGFGVDALGLLGVKLDSGRGRSGTGLLPVHDDGRAADEFASAGMTAKARLAKTTLKYGTLLPKTPVLVYNDARLLPQTYQGTQITSSDIDNLTVTGGHLERFKLRDSSDSMPIVPDGYGGDKSGDFSYAGADYKLGKNIRLSYFYGELENFYRQNFVGIQHDLPLGAGVLTSDLRYFNSVDSGSAYGGKIDNDMLSGSLSYAVVGHTLSAGYQTLSGEAGLPYISGATVYSFSNVGIGKFIEEDEKTWMLGYGYDFARLGVPGLTFSTRYLSGNDGKSNTTVKEWERDAEIAYVVQQGTFKGLGVKLRNYVYRSDYSRGRDSNRIYFTYDIALW from the coding sequence ATGACCACTTTGCTTACCCGCGGGGCTTTGTTTCCAATCCTTGGGCTGTTGCCCCTGGCCACGGCCAGCGCCGAAGGCTTTATCGAGGACAGCAAGCTCAAGCTGCAATTGCGCAACGTCTACTTCAACGAAAATTTTCGCGACGAGCACGGGATGAGTGTACGGGCGGCGAGGACCGCCAAGAGTGAGCGCACCGAATGGGCGCAAGGCTTCCTGCTGGATTACCAGTCGGGCTTTACGCCGGGCACCATTGGCTTTGGGGTCGATGCCCTGGGCCTGCTCGGGGTCAAGCTGGACTCCGGGCGTGGCCGCAGCGGTACCGGCCTGCTACCGGTGCATGACGACGGCCGCGCCGCCGACGAGTTTGCCAGCGCGGGCATGACCGCCAAGGCCAGGCTGGCCAAGACCACGCTCAAATACGGCACCTTGCTGCCCAAGACCCCGGTGCTGGTCTACAACGATGCGCGACTGTTGCCCCAGACTTACCAGGGCACCCAGATCACCAGCAGTGACATCGACAACCTCACTGTCACCGGCGGGCATCTGGAGCGTTTCAAGCTGCGGGATTCGAGCGACAGCATGCCTATCGTGCCCGACGGCTATGGTGGCGATAAGTCCGGTGACTTCAGCTATGCCGGCGCCGACTACAAGCTGGGCAAGAACATCCGCCTGAGTTACTTCTATGGCGAGCTGGAGAATTTCTATCGACAGAACTTTGTTGGCATCCAGCATGATCTGCCCCTGGGCGCCGGGGTGTTGACCAGCGACCTGCGCTACTTCAACAGCGTCGATTCGGGGTCGGCCTACGGCGGCAAGATCGACAACGACATGCTCAGCGGATCGCTGTCCTACGCCGTTGTCGGCCACACGTTGAGTGCTGGCTACCAGACCCTCAGTGGCGAGGCAGGTCTGCCTTATATCAGCGGTGCCACGGTGTACTCCTTCAGCAACGTCGGGATCGGCAAGTTCATCGAGGAAGACGAGAAGACCTGGATGCTCGGTTACGGCTATGACTTCGCTCGCCTCGGTGTGCCCGGCCTGACGTTTTCCACCCGCTACCTGAGCGGTAATGACGGCAAGTCCAACACCACGGTCAAAGAGTGGGAGCGTGACGCAGAGATTGCCTACGTGGTGCAGCAGGGTACGTTCAAGGGGCTGGGGGTGAAGTTGCGCAACTACGTCTATCGCTCGGATTATTCACGAGGTCGTGACAGCAACCGGATCTACTTCACCTACGATATCGCGCTTTGGTAG
- a CDS encoding MFS transporter, producing MDRNLDRRNNLSLDGLNFFLADVRDGLGPYLAIYLLAVHRWDPASIGVVMTVAAMAGLVAQAPAGALIDRVRSKRAVVAVAALLVTLGCLVLPFTSSFGLVALTQALGAVAASVFAPAIAAISLGITGARAFTRRTGRNETFNHAGNACAALLAGGFAWLFGPIAVFYLMAAMALASIVAVSCVSAEAIDHDVARGLEVGQSVQGQAPSALRVLLDNRTLLLFAICCGLFHLANAAMLPLVSQKLAQANAHLATPLTSACIVAAQLVMVPMAWLVGVKADAWGRKPLLLAGFLILPIRGVLYVLSDDPYWLVAVQLLDGIGAGLFGALFPLVVKDLTQGTGRFNVSLGVLSTVFGFGAALSNSLAGFVVQGAGYSAAFLTLAAIAALAFGLLLVMPETFMPRRVSQPGTLPLSDGEVA from the coding sequence GTGGATCGAAACCTGGACCGACGCAACAACCTTTCCCTGGATGGCCTGAACTTCTTCCTCGCGGATGTGCGTGATGGGTTGGGTCCGTACCTGGCGATCTACCTCCTGGCGGTGCATCGCTGGGACCCGGCCAGCATTGGCGTGGTGATGACCGTGGCGGCGATGGCCGGCCTCGTTGCCCAGGCGCCCGCCGGAGCGCTGATCGACCGGGTGCGCAGCAAGCGCGCCGTGGTGGCCGTGGCGGCCTTGTTGGTGACGCTGGGTTGCCTGGTGCTACCGTTCACTTCTTCCTTCGGCCTGGTGGCGTTGACCCAGGCGCTCGGCGCCGTGGCGGCGTCGGTCTTCGCGCCGGCAATTGCGGCGATTTCCCTGGGCATCACTGGCGCCAGGGCCTTTACGCGGCGTACTGGGCGCAACGAAACATTCAACCACGCGGGCAATGCCTGCGCGGCGCTGCTGGCGGGTGGGTTCGCCTGGTTGTTCGGTCCTATCGCGGTGTTCTACCTGATGGCCGCGATGGCACTGGCCAGCATCGTAGCGGTCAGTTGCGTGTCCGCCGAGGCCATCGACCATGATGTGGCCCGGGGCCTGGAAGTCGGTCAGTCAGTACAGGGGCAGGCACCCTCGGCGCTGCGCGTGTTGCTGGACAACCGCACGCTGCTGTTGTTCGCCATTTGCTGCGGGCTGTTCCATCTGGCGAATGCGGCGATGCTCCCGCTGGTCAGCCAGAAGCTCGCCCAGGCCAATGCACACCTGGCCACGCCGCTGACGTCGGCCTGTATCGTCGCCGCGCAGCTGGTCATGGTGCCCATGGCGTGGCTGGTCGGCGTCAAGGCCGATGCCTGGGGACGCAAGCCGTTGTTGCTGGCCGGCTTCCTGATCCTGCCCATCCGAGGTGTGTTGTACGTGCTCTCGGATGATCCTTATTGGTTGGTGGCGGTGCAGTTGCTCGATGGTATCGGTGCCGGTTTGTTTGGCGCATTGTTTCCCCTGGTGGTGAAGGACCTGACCCAGGGCACCGGACGTTTCAACGTCAGCCTCGGGGTGCTCTCGACGGTGTTCGGGTTCGGCGCGGCGTTGAGTAACAGCTTGGCCGGTTTTGTCGTGCAAGGGGCCGGCTACAGCGCCGCGTTCCTGACCCTGGCGGCGATTGCCGCGCTGGCCTTCGGCCTGTTGCTGGTGATGCCCGAGACCTTCATGCCCAGGCGCGTTTCACAGCCCGGTACGCTTCCCCTATCCGACGGTGAGGTTGCGTGA
- a CDS encoding GntR family transcriptional regulator, with protein sequence MPLSPLQARIARDIVSHVRRERFDIGHHLVESQLATTLNVSRTPVKFAMAHLVEKGMLIYDRNRGFFLARSSDELGDLVSEVMENSDDPLYLKFAELRLSRQLPELFTEIEFMRRFDVSRAALRAVLSRIQQEGWIEQRAGQGWRLLPMIDSVEAYEESYSFRATIEPAGLLSPTFQIDREMLASCRKQQEFIANGGYLTMTAQELFEANSLFHETLAACSGNRFLQQTVRRIDQLRRLVEYRQASTRAPRKGQAEEHLTILDCLERGDRLAAADQMRKHLEQARRKKVDPALFE encoded by the coding sequence ATGCCTCTAAGCCCTCTGCAAGCACGCATTGCGCGTGACATTGTTTCTCACGTGCGTCGTGAGCGCTTCGATATAGGACACCACCTGGTCGAGTCACAGTTGGCCACAACGCTCAATGTTTCACGTACACCGGTCAAGTTTGCCATGGCCCATCTGGTCGAAAAGGGCATGCTCATCTACGATCGCAACCGTGGCTTTTTTCTAGCCCGCTCCAGCGACGAATTAGGCGATCTCGTCTCGGAAGTCATGGAGAACAGTGACGACCCGCTTTACCTGAAATTTGCCGAACTACGTCTTAGCCGACAGCTCCCAGAGCTGTTCACCGAGATTGAGTTCATGCGTCGGTTTGATGTGTCTCGGGCAGCGCTAAGAGCGGTTCTCTCACGCATCCAGCAGGAAGGATGGATTGAACAACGTGCGGGTCAAGGATGGCGGCTTCTGCCCATGATTGACTCTGTGGAGGCGTATGAGGAAAGCTATTCGTTCCGCGCCACCATCGAACCGGCAGGCCTGCTCTCACCCACCTTCCAGATCGACCGGGAGATGCTTGCCAGCTGCCGCAAGCAGCAGGAGTTCATTGCCAACGGCGGTTACCTGACCATGACTGCTCAAGAGCTGTTCGAGGCGAACTCACTGTTTCACGAAACCCTCGCCGCCTGTTCCGGCAATCGTTTCCTTCAACAAACTGTGCGGCGCATCGACCAATTACGTCGGCTGGTGGAGTACCGTCAAGCCAGTACACGGGCCCCGCGCAAAGGCCAGGCGGAGGAGCATCTCACTATCCTCGACTGCCTGGAACGCGGGGATCGATTGGCGGCAGCAGACCAAATGCGCAAGCATCTGGAGCAGGCCCGACGTAAAAAAGTAGATCCCGCGCTGTTCGAATAG
- a CDS encoding CitMHS family transporter yields MLTVLGFSMVICFMYLIMTKRLSALIALILIPIIFALIGGHYAGLGAMMLDGVKTLAPTGVMLTFSILYFGIMIDAGLFDGLVRFILKVVKGDPLKVSVGTAILTMLVSLDGDSSTTYMIACAAFLPLYQRLGMSVLGMTCLVNIASGIMNISPWGGPTARAAAALHVDAMEIFLPMIPGMLLGAACLILTAVVIGRKERTRLGILHLDDFHHGSMSLGNGSAEECDENRRPKMFWPNLILTLGLIACLIIGAMPIQILFMVGFAIAIMLNYPNIEQQKARIAAHAMNVLAVTAVIFAAGIFTGILSGTGMVDSMAKSLLHVIPPSFGPFLAVFTALVSMPFTFFMSNDAFYFGILPVIAQTAVQYGITPLEIARASVVGQPVHLLSPLVPSLYLLVALAKVDLGDHQRFALKWAIFASFGLLVGGLLFGAFPFYQVR; encoded by the coding sequence GTGCTAACAGTCCTTGGCTTTTCAATGGTCATCTGTTTCATGTACCTGATCATGACGAAGCGCCTTTCCGCGCTCATCGCATTGATCTTGATACCGATCATTTTCGCGTTGATTGGAGGCCACTACGCAGGTCTCGGCGCCATGATGCTCGACGGCGTCAAAACGCTTGCACCAACCGGCGTGATGCTGACCTTCTCGATTCTCTACTTCGGCATCATGATTGACGCAGGGCTGTTTGACGGCCTTGTGCGCTTCATCCTGAAAGTGGTGAAAGGCGACCCTCTTAAGGTCTCGGTGGGAACAGCCATTCTGACGATGCTTGTATCGCTCGATGGTGATAGTTCGACTACGTACATGATCGCCTGTGCTGCCTTCTTGCCGCTGTACCAGCGACTGGGAATGAGCGTATTGGGCATGACATGCCTGGTGAACATTGCCAGCGGCATCATGAATATTTCTCCGTGGGGTGGCCCGACCGCCCGCGCCGCTGCGGCACTGCACGTGGACGCGATGGAGATTTTCCTGCCAATGATTCCAGGCATGCTGCTAGGCGCTGCATGCCTGATCTTGACCGCTGTAGTCATTGGTCGCAAAGAGCGCACGCGCCTTGGCATCCTTCACCTGGATGACTTCCATCATGGTTCCATGTCGCTGGGTAACGGTTCAGCAGAAGAATGCGATGAAAATCGTCGTCCGAAGATGTTCTGGCCAAACCTGATCCTGACGCTAGGCCTGATCGCGTGCTTGATCATTGGTGCCATGCCAATCCAGATCTTGTTCATGGTCGGCTTCGCTATCGCCATCATGCTCAACTATCCAAACATCGAGCAGCAAAAAGCTCGCATTGCCGCTCACGCAATGAACGTGTTGGCAGTTACAGCTGTCATTTTCGCGGCAGGCATTTTCACCGGGATCCTTTCCGGAACCGGCATGGTGGACTCCATGGCCAAGAGCTTGCTGCATGTAATTCCACCAAGCTTCGGCCCGTTCCTGGCTGTATTCACCGCCCTCGTCAGCATGCCGTTTACATTCTTCATGTCGAACGACGCGTTCTACTTCGGCATTCTGCCGGTGATTGCGCAAACCGCAGTTCAATACGGGATAACCCCACTGGAAATCGCACGTGCTTCGGTGGTCGGTCAGCCTGTGCACCTGCTCAGTCCACTGGTCCCATCACTCTACCTGCTCGTTGCGTTGGCCAAGGTAGATCTCGGAGATCATCAACGCTTCGCTCTTAAATGGGCCATTTTTGCGAGCTTCGGCCTATTGGTAGGCGGCCTTCTGTTTGGTGCGTTCCCGTTTTATCAAGTGCGCTAA
- a CDS encoding aconitate hydratase encodes MPMSKGRTVTASGIEYRVSDIRGVVTDLGGDYAKLPYSLRILAENVLRGEADPEAALKVICARSKNFDIPFRPARVVLQDLLGTPALVDLAGLRDAVAAKGGNPRLVNPVTPTHLVVDHSLNVERWGDASALADNEAIERERNAERFQFLDWCNKAFSNLSIIPSGKGILHQINLERLTTVVGTQRRGDELWAFPDTLVGTDSHTTMINAIGVLGWGVGGIEAEAAMLGKSLMLRLPEIVGVRLEGTLPQGYLATDIALALTEQLRKVGVIGSFLEFFGPGVPQLSLADRGTLSNMAPEFGATAAMFAIDDRTLQYMRMTGRGGQISDLTQAYARAQGLWHDSLGNAEYNRVVTLDLSSVARSIAGPKQPHQRIVLGQKSPADHLPGCLDNGSVVLAAITSCTNTSNPRGVIAAGLVARNARKRGLKRAAWVKTSFAPGSMVVSDYLERSGLNEDLDALGFNLVGYGCTTCNGMSGPLLSTEIEDEIRARKLETVAVTSGNRNFEGRVHPLAREVFIMSPPLIVAYAIAGTYLIDPEKDALGLDDDGVPVYLHELWPSDEELAQIEADNLTADLFDKAYEDVPREAGLIASDLRAGVSDQYAWQASSTYIRKPPYWSDALSATDTTKDLSNMRVLAMLSDNVTTDHISPSGAILPESDAGQYLQSHGIAVPDFNSYGTRRGNHEAAQRATFASPRLKNELLEDGREGPWTLLLPEKEVTTIFQAAEIYAQRKQSLIVVAGKEYGSGSSRDWAAKGPRLLGVRVVVAESFERIHRTNLAGLGILPLQFEAGVSRQSLGLNGRETFSVEGITEDFQPGARITLVIERENGEKERVTVVSRLDTFEDVRYFRSGGLLPQLLIESMKSAPVN; translated from the coding sequence ATGCCTATGTCAAAGGGTCGAACCGTTACCGCAAGCGGAATCGAGTACCGTGTCAGTGATATCCGTGGAGTTGTCACTGACCTGGGCGGCGATTACGCGAAGCTGCCTTACAGCTTGCGAATCCTTGCCGAAAACGTTTTGCGTGGTGAGGCTGATCCCGAGGCCGCACTGAAAGTGATTTGTGCCCGCTCCAAAAACTTCGATATCCCATTCCGTCCGGCTCGGGTTGTGCTTCAGGATCTGCTCGGTACGCCGGCATTGGTCGATCTCGCTGGTTTGCGTGATGCCGTCGCCGCAAAAGGCGGCAACCCACGTTTGGTAAACCCAGTGACGCCAACTCACCTGGTGGTGGATCACTCGCTTAACGTCGAGCGCTGGGGTGATGCCAGCGCACTCGCTGACAACGAGGCCATCGAGCGTGAACGCAATGCCGAGCGCTTCCAGTTCCTGGACTGGTGCAATAAGGCATTCAGCAACCTTTCGATTATTCCGTCGGGCAAAGGCATCCTTCACCAAATCAACCTTGAGCGTCTCACCACCGTTGTCGGTACTCAGCGCCGGGGCGATGAGTTGTGGGCTTTTCCCGATACCCTGGTAGGCACCGACAGCCACACCACCATGATCAACGCCATCGGCGTGCTGGGTTGGGGTGTCGGCGGTATCGAGGCTGAAGCTGCAATGCTGGGCAAATCGCTCATGCTGCGCTTGCCGGAAATCGTTGGCGTACGGCTGGAGGGCACTTTGCCGCAGGGCTATTTGGCGACAGACATCGCTTTGGCCCTGACTGAGCAACTGCGCAAAGTCGGTGTGATCGGTTCGTTCTTGGAGTTCTTCGGCCCGGGCGTACCGCAGTTGTCGCTGGCGGATCGTGGAACCTTGTCGAACATGGCGCCGGAATTTGGTGCAACAGCGGCAATGTTCGCCATCGATGACCGTACCCTGCAATACATGCGTATGACAGGACGTGGTGGTCAGATTTCGGACCTGACGCAAGCGTATGCACGTGCACAAGGCCTTTGGCATGACAGCCTTGGCAATGCTGAATACAACCGTGTCGTGACACTTGATTTGAGCTCTGTTGCACGCTCTATTGCCGGGCCGAAGCAACCCCACCAACGCATTGTGTTGGGACAGAAATCGCCTGCCGACCATCTTCCTGGCTGTCTGGATAATGGCTCAGTGGTGCTTGCCGCTATCACCAGTTGCACAAACACTTCCAACCCTCGCGGCGTTATTGCAGCTGGCCTGGTTGCGCGAAATGCACGCAAGCGTGGATTGAAGAGAGCTGCGTGGGTGAAAACCTCGTTTGCTCCAGGCTCCATGGTGGTCTCTGATTATCTTGAGCGTTCCGGACTGAATGAAGACCTGGACGCCTTGGGTTTCAACCTGGTTGGGTACGGTTGCACCACTTGCAATGGTATGTCCGGCCCGTTGCTGAGCACCGAAATCGAAGACGAAATTCGTGCCCGCAAGCTGGAAACCGTAGCCGTTACTTCCGGCAACCGTAACTTTGAAGGCCGTGTTCACCCGCTGGCACGGGAAGTCTTCATCATGTCGCCGCCGCTGATCGTTGCTTACGCTATTGCGGGTACATACCTGATCGACCCGGAAAAAGATGCATTGGGCCTCGACGACGATGGTGTGCCGGTTTATCTCCACGAGTTGTGGCCAAGCGATGAGGAGTTGGCTCAAATCGAAGCAGATAATCTGACTGCGGATTTGTTCGACAAGGCCTACGAAGATGTTCCGCGTGAAGCCGGCTTGATTGCCAGCGATCTGCGCGCCGGCGTCAGTGATCAATATGCTTGGCAAGCGAGCAGTACCTACATCCGCAAACCGCCGTACTGGAGCGATGCGCTGAGTGCGACAGACACCACCAAAGACCTCAGCAACATGCGTGTGTTGGCCATGCTCTCGGACAACGTCACTACCGATCACATCTCGCCGTCCGGCGCGATTCTTCCAGAAAGTGATGCGGGTCAATACCTGCAATCCCATGGCATCGCAGTGCCGGACTTCAACTCCTATGGTACGCGCCGTGGCAACCATGAAGCGGCGCAGCGTGCAACCTTCGCAAGCCCTCGCCTGAAGAATGAACTGCTTGAAGATGGCCGTGAAGGCCCATGGACGTTGCTTCTGCCCGAGAAAGAAGTCACCACGATTTTCCAGGCCGCCGAGATCTACGCACAACGTAAGCAATCGCTGATCGTCGTTGCCGGCAAGGAGTACGGAAGTGGCTCCTCGCGCGACTGGGCCGCAAAAGGCCCTCGTCTGCTGGGTGTTCGTGTGGTCGTAGCCGAAAGCTTCGAACGTATTCACCGCACCAACCTGGCTGGCCTCGGCATTCTTCCGCTGCAGTTTGAGGCAGGTGTTTCTCGCCAGAGTCTGGGCTTGAACGGACGCGAGACATTCAGCGTCGAGGGCATCACAGAAGACTTCCAACCGGGCGCCAGAATCACGCTGGTGATCGAGCGTGAGAACGGTGAGAAAGAGCGCGTCACGGTCGTGAGTCGTCTGGATACCTTCGAAGACGTTCGCTACTTCCGCAGCGGCGGTCTGCTGCCACAGCTTCTGATCGAAAGCATGAAGAGCGCCCCCGTTAACTGA